A single window of Nocardia higoensis DNA harbors:
- a CDS encoding SDR family NAD(P)-dependent oxidoreductase, whose amino-acid sequence MSGVLPTGPSRIVETPLARAVAWVIGPRGLRSRAALRREVEGKVVVITGASFGVGEATARWFAAAGARVVIAARSMDRLLEVAEEINAAGGEAYPYRLDLTDEQSIAEFAAAVRFDLGEVDVLIHNAGKSLRRSIHLSYDRPKDITATTGANYLGPMRLTLALLPGMRARGSGHIVNVSTVAIMFPTAPKWGFYLSSKLAFDWWMRAVGMEARADGVTLTTFYGGLLHTRMSAPSRWMRVLPGQTPDDAAKVLAKAVVEKPRTMTPLYGFPSAINAAVFRWPFELLVERIFRNLGDTEASLSRLRSPAPASAAVPEATGDDRKQVRTDAR is encoded by the coding sequence ATGTCTGGAGTTCTGCCCACCGGTCCTTCGCGGATCGTCGAGACACCGTTGGCGCGGGCGGTCGCGTGGGTCATCGGGCCGCGCGGGTTGCGCAGCCGAGCCGCGTTGCGCCGCGAGGTCGAGGGCAAGGTGGTGGTGATCACCGGGGCGTCGTTCGGCGTCGGGGAGGCTACCGCGCGGTGGTTCGCCGCGGCCGGTGCGCGCGTGGTGATCGCCGCCCGATCGATGGACCGGCTGCTCGAGGTGGCCGAGGAGATCAATGCTGCCGGGGGCGAGGCCTACCCGTACCGGCTGGATCTGACCGATGAGCAGTCGATCGCCGAGTTCGCCGCGGCGGTGCGCTTCGACCTGGGTGAGGTCGATGTGCTGATCCACAACGCGGGCAAGTCGTTGCGTCGTTCGATTCATCTGTCCTATGACCGGCCCAAGGACATCACCGCGACGACGGGTGCGAATTATCTCGGGCCGATGCGGCTCACGCTGGCGCTGCTGCCCGGAATGCGGGCGCGCGGCAGTGGTCACATCGTGAATGTCTCCACGGTCGCGATCATGTTCCCCACCGCCCCGAAGTGGGGTTTCTATCTGTCGTCGAAGCTGGCCTTCGACTGGTGGATGCGTGCTGTCGGGATGGAGGCACGAGCAGACGGGGTCACCTTGACCACGTTCTACGGTGGTTTGCTGCACACGCGGATGAGTGCGCCGAGCCGTTGGATGCGGGTGCTGCCCGGTCAGACTCCCGATGATGCGGCGAAGGTGCTGGCCAAGGCGGTGGTCGAGAAGCCGCGCACGATGACCCCGCTCTACGGGTTCCCCTCGGCGATCAACGCGGCCGTGTTCCGGTGGCCGTTCGAACTGCTCGTCGAACGGATCTTCCGCAATCTCGGTGATACCGAGGCCTCGCTGTCGCGGCTGCGCTCGCCCGCACCGGCCTCGGCGGCGGTTCCCGAAGCCACCGGCGACGACCGGAAACAGGTGCGCACCGATGCCCGCTGA
- a CDS encoding N-6 DNA methylase gives MTATEISKLVGVTRATVSNWRKRHEDFPKPVGGTEFRPVFDWNAVQAWLADRGQDAADTPTLSLQTELRSSLSSEDAQGLLAGLTPSESGWVLSEAATTADVSDVLKTLARAAEVEGPRAALQVLADHAHGGEQNVGLYRTPEPVATLMADLLEPLGAGLVRVLDPACGGGSLLAAAAARGATELYGQDISETQAALARLAVPAETGVDATIALGDSLHDDAFPDLAADAVLCSPLSGRDWGSDRAHIDDPRWAFGLPARTDSDFAWVQHALAHLRPGGLAVLLLPAFAASKASARRVRGSLLRAGVLRAVVNLPPRLPQLLWTRLNLQIWILAKPDPDTAVPDSVLLVDTAVGELAQSGAGDAVDWPPVADTVRRVWAAFITGRSAEAEEPNVSTVVRVVDLLDEEVDLSPGPRVKLAIDPGIVADEADTALSRLRASIAELTHASESVGRVTGISGATWRTATMSDLASGGAARIVRAQPSRSTASDGEEFRPAITGRDIVTDSPASGKVKVDSDSPTIDIETGDILVPTVRGSRGHVFRIAGPEEAGLALGPNVQLVRTDPQRLDPWFVAGFIGGLDDVASGGTTLIHSALQRTRIPLLPLAQQQRYGAAFRDVHQLRAALARAGAAVEQIAEVVTTGLVAGALEPAADSARNEDMSNSRGGSE, from the coding sequence GTGACAGCCACGGAAATCTCCAAGCTGGTCGGCGTGACCCGTGCGACCGTGAGCAACTGGCGTAAACGTCACGAGGACTTCCCGAAGCCGGTCGGCGGCACCGAGTTCCGTCCCGTGTTCGACTGGAACGCAGTGCAAGCGTGGTTAGCCGATCGCGGCCAGGACGCCGCCGATACCCCGACTCTTTCGTTGCAGACAGAGTTGCGCTCGTCGCTGTCCAGCGAGGACGCGCAGGGGCTGCTCGCCGGGCTGACACCGTCCGAATCCGGCTGGGTGCTGTCGGAGGCCGCGACCACAGCTGACGTATCCGATGTGTTGAAAACATTGGCGCGTGCCGCCGAAGTCGAAGGGCCGCGTGCGGCGCTCCAGGTCCTGGCCGACCACGCGCACGGCGGTGAACAGAACGTCGGCCTCTACCGGACGCCCGAGCCGGTCGCCACCCTGATGGCCGATCTCCTCGAACCGCTGGGGGCCGGACTGGTCCGGGTGCTCGACCCTGCGTGCGGGGGCGGTTCGCTACTCGCCGCCGCTGCCGCGCGCGGCGCCACAGAACTCTATGGTCAGGACATCTCGGAAACCCAGGCTGCCTTGGCGCGTCTGGCGGTGCCGGCCGAAACCGGGGTCGATGCGACCATCGCCCTCGGAGACAGTCTGCACGACGACGCTTTCCCTGACCTGGCAGCCGACGCCGTGTTATGCAGTCCGCTCAGCGGACGGGACTGGGGTTCGGACAGGGCGCATATCGACGATCCACGCTGGGCGTTCGGCTTGCCGGCACGAACGGATTCGGACTTCGCCTGGGTCCAGCACGCACTCGCGCACCTGCGCCCCGGCGGCCTCGCCGTTCTGCTGCTTCCGGCATTTGCCGCCTCGAAGGCATCGGCGAGACGAGTTCGCGGTTCGCTGCTGAGAGCGGGAGTGCTTCGCGCTGTCGTCAACCTGCCACCGCGACTTCCACAGCTCCTGTGGACGCGCCTCAATCTACAGATCTGGATCCTGGCGAAACCGGACCCCGACACAGCGGTGCCTGACAGCGTGCTGCTGGTCGACACAGCCGTGGGCGAGCTCGCGCAGAGCGGCGCCGGCGACGCGGTCGATTGGCCGCCGGTCGCCGATACGGTGCGGCGCGTGTGGGCAGCGTTCATCACGGGGCGATCAGCCGAAGCCGAAGAGCCCAATGTGTCGACCGTCGTCAGGGTCGTCGACCTGCTCGACGAGGAAGTCGACCTATCGCCGGGCCCGCGGGTGAAGTTGGCGATCGACCCGGGCATCGTCGCCGACGAGGCCGACACGGCACTCTCCCGGCTCCGAGCTTCCATCGCGGAGTTGACCCATGCGTCCGAGTCCGTCGGCCGGGTCACGGGGATCTCGGGTGCGACCTGGCGGACCGCGACCATGTCCGATCTGGCGTCGGGCGGAGCCGCGCGCATCGTGCGTGCTCAACCGTCGAGATCGACCGCATCCGATGGTGAAGAATTCCGGCCCGCCATCACCGGCCGCGACATCGTCACGGATAGTCCGGCATCCGGCAAGGTCAAGGTGGATTCCGACAGTCCGACGATCGACATCGAGACCGGCGACATCCTGGTGCCGACCGTGCGCGGATCCCGTGGCCACGTTTTCCGCATCGCGGGCCCCGAAGAAGCGGGACTCGCACTCGGCCCGAACGTGCAGCTCGTCCGCACCGACCCGCAACGCCTGGACCCCTGGTTCGTCGCCGGATTCATCGGAGGTCTCGACGACGTCGCTTCCGGTGGCACGACACTGATCCACTCCGCCCTGCAGCGAACGCGAATACCCTTGCTGCCGTTGGCCCAGCAACAGCGGTACGGCGCGGCATTCCGCGACGTGCACCAACTACGGGCCGCATTGGCGCGAGCCGGTGCGGCCGTGGAGCAGATCGCCGAGGTGGTGACCACCGGTCTCGTCGCCGGTGCGCTCGAACCGGCCGCGGACAGCGCGAGAAACGAAGACATGAGCAATTCTCGAGGAGGCAGTGAGTGA
- a CDS encoding AMP-binding protein, translated as MPAELSHHLRRWGSAIPAVLASGMLAPVGPRKAAALARSFYRYGPTPAMLLAASAIRHPDKVAIIDDSGQLTYRQLQQRAEAIAAALFAASPAPPRSVGIICRNHRGFAEALAAGAQLGAELIFINTELPAPQLQAILARHNPDLLIYDDEYAATVADADFAGVRVLAWREPDADLAGLPTLDDLAARSHPAPPRVRHAVRLTLLTSGTTGQAKGVPRAVKPTAIVALTATAMAIVRLRSTDRVLVAPPMFHGFGLLSLMGPLALGGTAICRRRFDAATALADIARHEVTVVLAVPVMLQRLLTAAGAADAVAARRHLRIMVTGAAPISPTVISRLIEAFGPIVVNGYGSTEAGMVTVATPADLVAAPATIGRAALGVSVRILRADRSEAATGEIGEIFVRSGLEYTGYTPDPTATVSTKEVVDGHVNTGDMGHFDAERRLFIDGRADDMIVSGGENVFPGEVEDRLAAHPDIADAVVIGVPDAEFGQVLHAFVVLGPEAGSPSEDALKAHVRAGLERYKVPKRFVVLDEIPRNAGGKVLRAKLHAASES; from the coding sequence ATGCCCGCTGAACTGAGTCACCATCTGCGTCGGTGGGGTTCGGCGATCCCGGCGGTCCTCGCCTCGGGAATGTTGGCGCCGGTCGGCCCGCGCAAGGCCGCGGCGTTGGCGCGCAGCTTCTACCGGTACGGTCCGACGCCGGCGATGTTGCTGGCGGCGAGCGCGATTCGTCATCCGGACAAGGTGGCGATCATCGACGACTCCGGGCAGCTGACCTACCGGCAGTTGCAGCAGCGGGCCGAAGCGATCGCCGCGGCCCTGTTCGCCGCGAGCCCGGCACCGCCGAGGTCGGTGGGCATCATCTGCCGCAACCACCGCGGGTTCGCCGAGGCGCTGGCCGCGGGCGCACAGCTGGGCGCGGAGCTGATCTTCATCAACACCGAACTCCCCGCCCCACAGCTGCAAGCGATCCTGGCCCGGCACAACCCAGATCTGCTGATCTACGACGACGAATACGCCGCCACTGTGGCGGACGCCGATTTCGCAGGGGTCAGGGTGCTGGCCTGGCGCGAACCGGACGCCGATCTCGCCGGCCTGCCGACGCTGGACGATCTGGCCGCCCGCAGTCATCCGGCGCCGCCGCGGGTGCGTCACGCGGTCAGGTTGACACTGCTGACCTCGGGAACGACCGGACAAGCGAAGGGGGTGCCTCGAGCGGTGAAACCTACCGCGATCGTGGCGCTCACAGCGACCGCGATGGCGATCGTGCGGCTGCGGTCCACCGACCGGGTGCTGGTGGCACCGCCGATGTTCCACGGATTCGGGCTGTTGTCGTTGATGGGTCCGCTGGCGCTGGGCGGAACCGCGATCTGTCGGCGTCGTTTCGATGCCGCGACCGCGCTGGCCGATATCGCCCGCCACGAAGTCACCGTGGTGCTCGCGGTGCCGGTGATGCTGCAGCGGTTGCTCACCGCCGCCGGGGCGGCTGATGCCGTTGCGGCCCGACGGCATCTGCGGATCATGGTCACCGGTGCGGCACCGATTTCGCCGACCGTCATCTCGCGGCTGATCGAGGCTTTCGGTCCGATCGTGGTCAACGGGTACGGCTCGACGGAAGCGGGAATGGTCACCGTCGCCACCCCCGCCGATCTGGTCGCCGCACCCGCCACGATCGGCCGTGCCGCACTCGGGGTGTCGGTGCGGATCCTGCGCGCCGACCGCTCCGAAGCCGCCACGGGTGAGATCGGTGAGATCTTCGTGCGCAGCGGCCTGGAATACACCGGCTACACCCCCGACCCCACGGCGACGGTCTCGACCAAAGAAGTCGTCGACGGGCACGTCAACACCGGGGACATGGGCCATTTCGATGCCGAGCGCAGGTTGTTCATCGACGGTCGAGCCGACGACATGATCGTCTCCGGCGGGGAGAATGTCTTCCCCGGCGAGGTCGAAGATCGTCTCGCCGCCCACCCCGACATCGCCGACGCCGTCGTGATCGGCGTGCCCGATGCCGAGTTCGGGCAGGTCCTCCATGCCTTCGTTGTGCTCGGACCCGAGGCCGGGTCGCCGAGTGAGGACGCGCTCAAAGCACATGTGCGCGCCGGCCTCGAACGCTACAAGGTGCCCAAACGGTTCGTTGTGCTCGACGAGATCCCGCGCAATGCCGGCGGCAAGGTGTTGCGGGCGAAACTGCACGCGGCATCCGAGTCCTGA
- a CDS encoding patatin-like phospholipase family protein gives MTSRALVIGCGGTIGAAWIVAALDALSTQLGWDPRTADLMQGTSAGAEIVTLLASGVSVAELVGMQQGTAHDRRLRAHHDAAPPPLPPVPFPRPLNPGLLRSQRGLTALAGIAPIGRGDASWLARLAEAYTGNSPWLDHPAARMVAVDIETGRRVAFGAPDAPAVSPATALQASWAVPGWMPPVTVGGRTYVDGGAASTASLDLLADHGFDEIYLIAPMASPDRARIPGIGGFLEDRCLRRPMTDTLTAEIDTVAARGTRVIAICPRATDLAHLSANFMNRRTRHHAFAAALHTARATVSAALATGTTRGERSRPDL, from the coding sequence ATGACCTCGCGCGCATTGGTGATCGGCTGCGGCGGCACCATCGGCGCCGCCTGGATCGTGGCGGCTCTGGACGCTTTGTCCACTCAACTGGGCTGGGATCCGCGCACAGCGGACCTGATGCAAGGCACCTCGGCGGGCGCCGAAATCGTCACCCTGCTCGCCAGCGGGGTTTCGGTTGCCGAGCTGGTCGGCATGCAGCAGGGCACCGCCCACGACCGACGATTGCGCGCCCACCACGACGCCGCACCACCGCCCCTGCCACCGGTGCCGTTCCCGCGGCCACTGAACCCTGGTCTGCTGCGCTCCCAGCGCGGTCTGACCGCCCTGGCCGGTATCGCGCCGATCGGGCGTGGCGATGCGAGCTGGCTGGCGCGGCTGGCCGAGGCATACACCGGTAACTCGCCCTGGCTCGACCATCCCGCCGCGCGCATGGTCGCCGTCGACATCGAGACGGGCCGGCGGGTTGCCTTCGGGGCCCCGGACGCGCCCGCGGTGTCGCCGGCGACCGCCTTGCAGGCGTCGTGGGCGGTGCCGGGATGGATGCCCCCGGTCACCGTGGGTGGTCGCACGTATGTCGATGGCGGCGCGGCCTCGACCGCGTCGCTGGATCTGTTGGCAGACCACGGCTTCGACGAGATCTATCTCATCGCACCGATGGCATCACCGGACCGTGCCCGCATCCCGGGCATCGGCGGTTTCCTCGAGGACCGGTGCCTGCGACGGCCGATGACCGACACCCTCACCGCCGAGATCGACACCGTGGCAGCCCGCGGTACCCGGGTGATCGCGATATGCCCGCGCGCCACCGATCTGGCTCACCTGTCGGCGAACTTCATGAATCGCCGAACTCGTCACCACGCGTTCGCCGCCGCGCTGCACACCGCCCGTGCGACTGTCTCGGCCGCCCTGGCCACGGGCACGACTCGAGGGGAACGCTCACGTCCCGACTTGTGA
- a CDS encoding flavin-containing monooxygenase, with protein sequence MTTKPIRKPKIIIIGAGVAGISAAVTFKEAGFDDFVILEKGADVGGVWFWNRYPGLACDVPSQLYQFGFAPKPDWSRIWATGPEIQRYHAEVVDRFGLRAHLRLDSEVTDAVFDGLRWRVGVADGSVHDADFVIAATGVLHHPFTPDLPGLDSFEGTVVHTARWDDAIVTAGKRIAVIGSGSTGVQVVSALQPHAAKLTQFTRTPQWVLWAPMGVAQSGLVTKVLAASPALHERVYAVALWASGILADVALRPTWRRRTLQQLAKLSLRVQVRDKALREALTPDHEPLCKRQVVSGTYYQAIQADNAELVTEKITEITPTGIRTADGRRHDIDLIVFATGFHPHNYMRPMNLRGRDGLTIDQAWAGGPRAYRMTAIPGFPNMFTVLGPNSPTGTISLQYSAELTARYITRWLHRFAAGEFDTVEVTEAATTRFNDAVAEAMGPTVWNTGCNSWYFTDQNTIDLLPFDRATMTAMLTEPDDRDFYLRVVTDGIGGHAPEHSAPASAPALGRKASRR encoded by the coding sequence ATGACAACGAAACCGATTCGCAAGCCGAAGATCATCATCATCGGTGCCGGTGTCGCCGGGATCTCGGCAGCGGTCACCTTCAAGGAGGCCGGTTTCGACGATTTCGTGATCCTGGAGAAGGGAGCCGATGTCGGTGGCGTGTGGTTCTGGAACCGCTACCCGGGATTGGCATGTGATGTGCCCTCGCAGCTCTACCAGTTCGGCTTCGCCCCGAAACCCGACTGGAGCCGGATCTGGGCCACCGGACCGGAGATACAGCGTTATCACGCCGAGGTCGTGGACCGCTTCGGATTGCGCGCGCACCTGCGGCTCGACAGTGAGGTCACCGATGCGGTGTTCGACGGACTCCGCTGGCGGGTCGGTGTCGCCGACGGCAGCGTCCACGACGCCGATTTCGTGATCGCCGCGACCGGGGTCCTGCATCACCCGTTCACCCCGGACCTGCCCGGGCTCGACAGCTTCGAGGGGACTGTCGTGCACACCGCCCGCTGGGACGACGCGATAGTCACCGCGGGCAAGCGGATCGCGGTGATCGGGTCCGGTTCGACCGGCGTGCAGGTGGTTTCGGCGCTGCAGCCGCACGCGGCGAAGCTGACCCAGTTCACCCGCACCCCGCAATGGGTGCTCTGGGCGCCGATGGGCGTGGCCCAATCCGGGCTGGTGACCAAGGTGCTCGCGGCCTCGCCCGCGCTGCACGAGCGGGTGTACGCGGTGGCGCTGTGGGCCTCGGGCATCCTCGCCGATGTCGCGTTGCGCCCGACCTGGCGGCGGCGAACGCTGCAGCAGTTGGCGAAGTTGTCGCTGCGCGTCCAGGTGCGCGACAAGGCGCTGCGGGAGGCGCTGACGCCGGATCATGAGCCGCTGTGTAAGCGGCAGGTCGTCTCCGGCACCTACTACCAGGCGATCCAGGCCGACAACGCCGAGCTGGTGACCGAGAAGATCACCGAGATCACCCCGACCGGAATCCGCACCGCCGACGGTCGCCGACACGACATCGACCTCATCGTCTTCGCGACCGGTTTCCACCCACACAACTACATGCGGCCGATGAACCTGCGCGGCCGTGACGGACTCACCATCGACCAGGCGTGGGCCGGCGGCCCGCGCGCCTACCGGATGACCGCGATTCCCGGGTTCCCGAACATGTTCACCGTGCTCGGCCCGAACTCGCCGACCGGCACGATCTCGCTGCAGTACTCGGCTGAACTGACCGCCCGCTACATCACGCGCTGGCTGCACCGGTTCGCCGCGGGCGAATTCGACACCGTGGAAGTCACCGAGGCGGCCACCACCCGGTTCAACGACGCTGTCGCCGAGGCAATGGGGCCGACGGTGTGGAACACCGGCTGCAACTCCTGGTACTTCACCGACCAGAACACCATCGACCTGTTGCCCTTCGACCGCGCCACGATGACCGCCATGCTCACCGAACCAGATGACCGCGACTTCTATCTCCGCGTTGTCACCGACGGCATCGGAGGCCACGCTCCCGAGCACAGCGCCCCGGCGTCGGCGCCCGCTCTGGGCCGGAAGGCTTCTCGCCGATGA
- a CDS encoding TetR/AcrR family transcriptional regulator → MVGNRRGEASRAALLAAGKAAFSRDRYEEVSIVDLARSLGVAAGSISYHFGGKRGFYLAVLEQAAEEFWGYLLAMRGPALDRLNRGIDRLLDEAEYQPRAFEALFADVADAEVRQIRDRHRDRVTDALVVEVSESESSPVLRAAISGFVSFIEGLVLHWMRTRAIGRDQVKELVVGTMFGTILAALRTDPSIELTQRAIDAALADPRALAFLGSLSTMSNTTE, encoded by the coding sequence ATGGTCGGCAACCGGCGCGGCGAGGCCTCGCGCGCGGCACTGCTGGCGGCGGGCAAGGCCGCGTTCAGCCGTGATCGCTACGAAGAGGTATCCATCGTCGATCTGGCGCGATCGCTGGGGGTGGCCGCGGGGTCGATCAGCTATCACTTCGGCGGGAAGCGCGGCTTCTACCTCGCGGTTCTCGAGCAGGCAGCCGAGGAGTTCTGGGGGTATCTGCTGGCCATGCGTGGGCCGGCGCTGGATCGGTTGAATCGTGGCATCGATCGGTTGCTCGACGAAGCCGAGTATCAGCCGCGTGCGTTCGAGGCGCTGTTCGCCGACGTGGCTGACGCCGAGGTGCGCCAGATCCGGGACCGTCACCGGGACCGGGTAACCGATGCCTTGGTCGTCGAGGTGAGCGAATCGGAATCCTCACCAGTGTTGCGTGCGGCGATCAGCGGGTTCGTGTCGTTCATCGAGGGTCTGGTGCTGCACTGGATGCGCACCCGCGCGATCGGTCGTGACCAGGTCAAGGAACTGGTGGTCGGCACCATGTTCGGCACGATCCTGGCCGCGTTGCGCACCGACCCGAGTATCGAGCTGACCCAGCGGGCCATCGACGCCGCCCTCGCAGATCCTCGAGCCCTGGCTTTCCTCGGCTCCTTGTCCACCATGTCGAATACGACGGAGTGA
- a CDS encoding TetR/AcrR family transcriptional regulator, with amino-acid sequence MPKIRAATVAEHHAAQRRSLLDAARGMLTNGQIPTLAQVAARTGLARPSVYQYFRSRDDLLIAVLEDALPRWSTRITQSMAEVGDPADRVLAYAAANIELVSEGEHAIVRALATALPGDKLADRARELHDQLKTPLVTTLGQLGAADPEITAELINAIVHSATNMVDAGSDPSTVRARVEELLTPYLEQRFRTSRGTVPPAEG; translated from the coding sequence GTGCCGAAGATCCGAGCGGCTACCGTTGCCGAACATCATGCGGCGCAGCGCCGATCTCTTCTCGACGCGGCCCGCGGCATGCTGACCAATGGGCAGATTCCCACTCTCGCCCAGGTCGCCGCACGCACCGGATTGGCTCGCCCGAGCGTGTACCAGTACTTTCGCTCGCGAGACGACCTGTTGATCGCGGTCTTGGAAGACGCGCTCCCCCGCTGGTCGACGCGGATCACGCAAAGCATGGCGGAGGTCGGCGACCCGGCCGACCGGGTCCTCGCCTACGCCGCCGCCAACATCGAACTCGTCAGCGAAGGTGAACACGCCATCGTGCGGGCCTTGGCGACAGCACTGCCGGGCGACAAACTCGCCGATCGCGCACGTGAACTACACGACCAGCTCAAGACGCCACTGGTCACCACGCTCGGTCAATTGGGTGCTGCCGACCCGGAGATCACCGCGGAGCTGATCAACGCGATCGTGCACTCCGCGACCAACATGGTCGATGCCGGTAGCGACCCGAGCACTGTCCGGGCTCGCGTCGAAGAACTTCTCACG
- a CDS encoding ATP-binding protein has translation MPDPLPDSTRLAPWIAKQIDRSDLADEVGLLILAAFEGDHALDDHLGAGAPAQPVVELSATGTSPDARRTFLTSVQVEGFRGIGPAATLNLRPEPGLTIVAGRNGSGKSSFSEALELTLTDSTFRWSEKKSTQWREQWRNLHHPTARIAVSLVEEDNDPVVVTLDWPDDETDVDRHTTRTQRRGGKQQIGRGDLGWDGPLERFRPILSYDELGAMLNGTPSDLHDAISRALGVEQLTAVINRISARHKERKAPGDELAKQRKVLADAVTELDDERAAAVAPLLKKTAPDLPRIRALLNETEAGAGGAVPELRALANLTAPITPENAIAVANRLRASEAESIDLDRVASDRSLSTLRLLEQALRVHEEHGDMACPVCHDGTLDATWARESRAAVSADRRHLAALNDARERMESARSEALRALAPAPAILDHSPVLQLEETVAAARGAWQRWAAIAGGPSAATMTQLADHLETYAFALGEAVDAVAKAAAALLAEREDQWRPVHAELHAWCTAWEAWLTDKPVVDQLAEAKKWLQDNDRRLRNERLAPIRDGVQQAWAMLRQESNVEIGDLCLEGAATRRKLRIDSMVDGVPAAGLTVLSQGELHALALALFLPRATMAESPFRFLILDDPVQAMDPAKVDGLVTLLGELARTRQVVVLSHDDRLPAAVRRGNLAATIVEVNRGKDSHVSITTSTDPARRYLDDAFGLVREYEEGKLPAEAMRRTLPGMLRFAVETAARHSYFTRNIRAGRSLETLETEWGAADTTRAKVMLGVFGEKQEHHVLDQWARAQYQKSALNITGARMHGGLSPTTDPRQAARDVERLVGDIEKAGQ, from the coding sequence ATGCCCGATCCGCTTCCGGACAGCACACGTCTCGCACCATGGATCGCCAAACAGATCGACCGCTCCGACCTCGCAGACGAGGTCGGGCTCCTGATCCTGGCGGCATTCGAGGGCGATCACGCACTCGATGACCACCTGGGAGCAGGCGCGCCTGCCCAGCCCGTCGTGGAGCTCTCCGCGACCGGAACATCACCGGACGCCCGCCGCACGTTCCTCACTTCGGTGCAGGTCGAGGGCTTTCGGGGGATCGGACCGGCCGCCACCTTGAATCTGCGGCCCGAACCGGGGCTGACGATCGTGGCGGGACGCAACGGATCCGGCAAATCCAGCTTCTCGGAAGCCCTGGAACTCACGCTCACCGACAGCACCTTCCGCTGGAGCGAGAAGAAGTCGACCCAGTGGCGTGAACAGTGGCGCAATCTGCACCATCCCACCGCCCGCATCGCGGTGAGCTTGGTGGAGGAGGACAACGATCCGGTCGTGGTGACCCTCGACTGGCCCGACGACGAGACGGATGTGGACCGGCACACCACTCGCACACAGCGGCGTGGCGGCAAGCAGCAGATCGGTCGCGGTGACCTCGGATGGGACGGACCGCTGGAACGATTTCGCCCGATCCTTTCCTACGACGAGCTCGGCGCGATGCTCAACGGCACCCCGAGCGATCTGCACGACGCGATCTCGCGTGCGCTGGGAGTCGAACAGTTGACGGCCGTGATCAATCGGATCTCGGCGCGGCACAAAGAACGCAAAGCACCCGGTGACGAGCTCGCGAAGCAGCGCAAAGTCCTCGCCGACGCGGTCACCGAACTCGACGACGAGCGGGCCGCCGCGGTGGCGCCGCTGCTGAAGAAGACGGCGCCCGATCTGCCCCGCATCCGCGCGCTGCTGAACGAGACCGAAGCCGGTGCCGGCGGAGCGGTTCCGGAGCTGCGCGCACTCGCGAATCTCACGGCCCCGATCACCCCGGAGAACGCCATCGCCGTGGCGAACCGGTTGCGTGCGAGCGAGGCCGAATCGATCGATCTCGATCGCGTGGCCAGCGATCGCAGTCTGTCCACCTTACGGTTGCTCGAACAGGCTCTCCGAGTTCACGAAGAGCACGGCGACATGGCATGCCCCGTGTGTCACGACGGCACTCTCGACGCGACCTGGGCTCGGGAAAGCCGCGCCGCGGTCAGCGCGGACCGTCGGCACCTGGCCGCGCTGAACGACGCCAGAGAACGGATGGAATCGGCGCGCTCCGAGGCGCTTCGCGCACTGGCGCCCGCGCCTGCGATCCTCGACCACTCCCCTGTGCTGCAACTCGAGGAGACAGTGGCCGCCGCCCGCGGCGCGTGGCAGCGGTGGGCCGCGATCGCCGGCGGCCCTTCCGCTGCGACGATGACGCAACTGGCCGACCATCTGGAGACCTATGCGTTCGCACTCGGTGAAGCAGTCGATGCGGTCGCGAAGGCCGCGGCGGCACTTCTCGCCGAGCGCGAGGACCAGTGGCGGCCGGTGCATGCCGAACTGCACGCCTGGTGCACGGCCTGGGAGGCGTGGCTCACGGACAAGCCCGTGGTCGATCAGCTCGCCGAGGCGAAGAAGTGGTTACAGGACAACGATCGCCGCCTGCGCAACGAACGTCTCGCACCGATCCGTGACGGTGTGCAGCAAGCGTGGGCGATGCTCCGGCAGGAAAGCAATGTGGAGATCGGTGATCTCTGCCTGGAAGGGGCCGCGACCCGGCGCAAGCTGCGCATCGACTCGATGGTCGACGGGGTGCCCGCGGCCGGGCTCACCGTCCTGAGCCAAGGCGAGCTGCACGCACTGGCGCTCGCCCTGTTCCTGCCGCGCGCCACTATGGCCGAATCACCGTTCCGATTCCTGATCCTCGATGACCCGGTGCAGGCCATGGACCCGGCCAAGGTGGACGGCCTCGTGACCTTGCTCGGCGAACTCGCCCGGACCCGGCAGGTCGTGGTCCTCTCCCACGACGACCGCCTGCCCGCAGCGGTGCGGCGCGGAAATCTCGCGGCAACGATCGTGGAAGTGAACCGCGGCAAGGACTCTCACGTGTCGATCACGACCTCCACCGATCCCGCTCGCCGGTACCTCGACGACGCGTTCGGGTTGGTGCGGGAATACGAGGAGGGCAAGCTTCCCGCTGAGGCCATGCGCCGGACACTGCCCGGCATGCTGCGGTTTGCCGTGGAAACAGCGGCTCGGCACTCCTACTTCACCCGCAACATCAGGGCTGGACGGTCGCTCGAAACGCTCGAGACCGAGTGGGGAGCAGCGGACACCACCCGAGCCAAGGTGATGCTCGGAGTATTCGGCGAGAAGCAGGAACACCATGTGCTCGACCAGTGGGCCCGAGCCCAGTATCAGAAGTCGGCGCTGAACATCACGGGAGCCAGAATGCACGGGGGGCTCTCCCCCACCACCGACCCGCGCCAGGCGGCCAGGGATGTCGAGCGCCTGGTCGGCGACATCGAGAAGGCGGGACAGTGA